The DNA region TGGGTTCAATATTCAACAGGCGATTGAGAAATATCTGAAGGGCTATCTTCTGTCAAAGGGCTGGAAGCTTCGAAGGATACATGAGTTAGAGACGCTTTTGAACGAGGTTGTTGGATACGAACCTTCTTTTGAAGAATTCCGTCAAGAGTGCTTGAAGATAACAGATTACTATATTGAAGAACGGTATCCTTTTACCGTAACATCTGAGCTTACTGAAGAAGAGGTGCGGATATCCCTGCAAGCAGCCAAGAAAATGAT from bacterium includes:
- a CDS encoding HEPN domain-containing protein; amino-acid sequence: MRKDESLYPEDWFKMGAKELKRAENLLEFDDLEGAGFNIQQAIEKYLKGYLLSKGWKLRRIHELETLLNEVVGYEPSFEEFRQECLKITDYYIEERYPFTVTSELTEEEVRISLQAAKKMIDKILRLVRAKSNDDQEEK